A genomic window from Nocardioides rotundus includes:
- a CDS encoding amino acid permease, with translation MSEDSGLNSGLKQRHMTLIAIGGTIGAGLFVGSGVVIHTAGPAALISFLLAGVLIMLVMRMLGEMAVARPAVGSFYEYARIGLGDWAGFVIGWLYWYFWVVVVAIEAVAGATVLGRWIPDAPVWLVSLILLAVMTATNLFSVRAFGEFEFWFSSIKVVAILVFILVGVLWVTGAWPDARPGLGNLTEHGGFVPNGWGEVISKAVPAVAFFVGVELVTVAAAESAEPGKMVARATNSVVVRILLFYVGSIFLVVTILPWNSQGILSGPYVAVLERMNIPIAADLMNAIILTAVLSALNSGLYAASRMLFALTRKGHAPKSLVKVNGRGVPVRSTLIGTVVALISIGAAYVSPDQVFAFLINSYGAVALFVYLLIGFAEVRLRRRLEREDPEALTMRMWLFPWLSYLTIAGMLGVIVAMGLSPDTRSQFGLSVLILAVLVIAYVVLRRLGRLGEPVDEEPGDGPDRDVRAESPAPAGTEQGR, from the coding sequence ATGAGTGAAGACTCCGGACTCAACTCCGGTCTCAAGCAGCGACACATGACGCTGATCGCGATCGGCGGGACCATCGGCGCCGGCCTGTTCGTGGGCAGCGGGGTGGTGATCCATACGGCCGGGCCGGCGGCGCTGATCTCCTTCCTGCTGGCCGGGGTCCTGATCATGCTCGTGATGCGGATGCTCGGTGAGATGGCCGTCGCCCGGCCCGCGGTGGGCTCCTTCTATGAGTACGCGCGGATCGGGTTGGGCGACTGGGCCGGCTTCGTCATCGGCTGGCTGTACTGGTACTTCTGGGTGGTCGTCGTCGCCATCGAGGCCGTGGCGGGCGCGACCGTCCTGGGCCGGTGGATCCCCGATGCTCCGGTGTGGCTGGTCAGCCTGATCCTGCTGGCGGTGATGACGGCCACCAACCTGTTCTCGGTCCGGGCTTTCGGCGAGTTCGAGTTCTGGTTCTCCAGCATCAAGGTGGTGGCGATCCTGGTCTTCATCCTGGTCGGGGTGCTGTGGGTGACCGGGGCCTGGCCGGACGCCCGTCCCGGTCTGGGCAACCTCACCGAGCACGGCGGATTCGTCCCCAACGGGTGGGGCGAGGTGATCAGCAAGGCGGTGCCGGCGGTGGCGTTCTTCGTCGGCGTCGAGCTGGTGACGGTCGCGGCCGCCGAGTCGGCCGAGCCGGGGAAGATGGTGGCTCGCGCGACCAACTCGGTCGTCGTCCGCATCCTGCTCTTCTACGTCGGCTCGATCTTCCTCGTCGTCACGATCCTGCCGTGGAACAGCCAGGGCATCCTGTCCGGCCCCTACGTCGCCGTCCTCGAGCGGATGAACATCCCGATCGCCGCCGACCTGATGAACGCGATCATCCTGACCGCGGTGCTGTCCGCGCTGAACTCCGGGCTCTACGCCGCCTCCCGGATGCTGTTCGCGCTCACGCGCAAGGGGCACGCCCCGAAGTCGCTGGTGAAGGTCAACGGCCGCGGCGTCCCGGTGCGGTCGACGCTGATCGGCACCGTCGTCGCGCTGATCTCGATCGGCGCGGCCTACGTCTCGCCGGATCAGGTCTTCGCGTTCCTGATCAACTCCTACGGCGCGGTCGCGCTGTTCGTCTACCTGCTGATCGGCTTCGCCGAGGTGCGGCTGCGGCGCCGGCTGGAGCGGGAGGACCCCGAGGCGCTGACCATGCGGATGTGGCTCTTCCCGTGGCTGTCCTACCTGACGATCGCCGGAATGCTGGGAGTGATCGTCGCGATGGGCCTCTCGCCGGACACCCGCAGCCAGTTCGGCCTCTCGGTGCTGATCCTCGCCGTGTTGGTGATCGCCTATGTCGTGCTGCGGCGGCTCGGCCGCTTGGGAGAGCCGGTCGACGAAGAGCCCGGCGACGGCCCGGACCGAGACGTACGGGCGGAGAGCCCGGCACCGGCGGGAACGGAGCAGGGCCGATGA
- a CDS encoding sugar-binding protein has product MNTHRTPPRRRRGRVARAGGLALLLAAGLTAPAVAAPPDDGRVSTGSTGERGSTGERGSTGERGSTGERGSTGRAADLDVLFVGAHPDDEAGRLSSYGQWNEDDDVKTGVVTITRGEGGGNAVGPEEGPALGLIREAEERRAVGLAGITDVYNLDKVDFYYTVSAPLTEQVWDKEDTLARLVRVVRQTRPEVIVTMDPAPSPGNHGNHQYAGRMAFEAYQDAGDPSAFADQLSQEGLQAWSPDKLLLQTSRGSATATGPACATSFQRERPTQNVYGVWGGRASQRYGATWAAVERRAQREYASQGWSVFPDVSSDPNQLGCDYFTQVEARVPFVPGDLTAASADPTTVLQGAVLPTPGGFPLGTGLEVTPGDFDITPGSSTTLEVTLTAPEDTKLKRVRVEPSLPEGWTSSGSVLVKKVMPGETKTRSIEITAPADAATNERVRAAVRLTSKEGWRGYGDTELEVAPPVDGQQELLPQVADFQEWAAAEGYRQMEGFVKPVLTLPSGGTRDVTVTLTNNSDATATGSVRMELPAGFSASPSTRDYSGLAAGASTEVTFTVTNTDTSLQTGMQGGDYDYDLVTTGGGVTATETPALELVPQTTVEEAPAAPTVDGRVDDGEYPGAALDLSRRWEGAECESAADCSATGRVTRAGDDLYVAVEVTDDAKGTALDAADCKRHWRTDSVELAFDPDGTSENTSTTFKAFVMPRTAEGGPCYGRDADNRQGPGEETAPGMEVASQETDTGYVIETRIPATELPSTVDPERMGMNLFVYDSDTQDRTGQTRIGWSTWGGVQGDPYRWGVVRFPGWTPPQVPTKEPVIPSEALSSLDSPQSIAQAARTGVPFAGGPAASPADAARVMFAQRIRNGVSVTVEAAGSGTAHLFAVDADGATVGRLVRALEPGVRRLKFATTERPARVLLGWEADAGGTTSSAVPVG; this is encoded by the coding sequence ATGAACACGCACCGCACACCGCCCCGGCGCCGCCGGGGCAGAGTGGCCCGCGCCGGCGGGCTGGCCCTGCTGCTGGCCGCCGGCCTCACGGCTCCCGCCGTCGCCGCGCCACCGGACGACGGGCGGGTCTCGACAGGCTCGACCGGCGAGAGGGGCTCGACCGGCGAGAGGGGCTCGACCGGCGAGAGGGGCTCGACCGGCGAGAGGGGCTCGACCGGCCGAGCTGCCGACCTCGATGTGCTGTTCGTGGGCGCGCATCCCGACGACGAGGCCGGCCGGCTCTCGTCGTACGGCCAGTGGAACGAGGACGACGACGTGAAGACCGGCGTCGTCACCATCACCCGCGGCGAGGGCGGCGGCAACGCCGTCGGGCCCGAGGAGGGCCCCGCGCTCGGCCTGATCCGCGAGGCCGAGGAGCGCCGCGCCGTCGGGCTCGCGGGGATCACCGACGTCTACAACCTGGACAAGGTCGACTTCTACTACACCGTCTCCGCGCCGCTCACCGAGCAGGTGTGGGACAAGGAGGACACCCTCGCGCGCCTCGTGCGGGTGGTCCGGCAGACCAGGCCCGAGGTGATCGTGACCATGGACCCGGCGCCGTCGCCGGGCAACCACGGCAACCACCAGTACGCCGGCCGGATGGCGTTCGAGGCCTACCAGGACGCCGGCGACCCGAGCGCCTTCGCCGACCAGCTGAGCCAGGAGGGCCTGCAGGCGTGGAGCCCGGACAAGCTGCTGCTGCAGACCTCGCGCGGCTCGGCGACCGCGACCGGCCCCGCCTGCGCGACCTCGTTCCAGCGGGAGCGCCCGACCCAGAACGTGTACGGCGTCTGGGGCGGCCGCGCCTCGCAGCGCTACGGCGCCACGTGGGCCGCGGTGGAGCGACGTGCGCAGCGGGAGTACGCCAGCCAGGGCTGGTCGGTCTTCCCCGACGTCTCCAGCGACCCGAACCAGCTGGGCTGCGACTACTTCACTCAGGTGGAGGCCCGGGTGCCGTTCGTGCCCGGCGACCTGACCGCCGCCTCGGCCGACCCGACCACGGTGCTGCAGGGCGCGGTGCTGCCGACTCCGGGCGGCTTCCCGCTCGGCACCGGCCTGGAGGTCACGCCGGGCGACTTCGACATCACGCCCGGCTCGAGCACCACGCTGGAGGTGACGTTGACCGCGCCGGAGGACACCAAGCTCAAGCGGGTGCGGGTCGAGCCGTCGCTGCCCGAGGGCTGGACCAGCAGCGGATCGGTGCTGGTGAAGAAGGTGATGCCGGGGGAGACGAAGACCCGGAGCATCGAGATCACCGCGCCCGCGGACGCGGCGACCAACGAGCGGGTGCGGGCCGCCGTCCGGCTGACCTCCAAGGAGGGATGGCGCGGGTACGGCGACACCGAGCTCGAGGTCGCGCCTCCGGTCGACGGCCAGCAGGAGCTGCTGCCGCAGGTGGCCGACTTCCAGGAGTGGGCCGCGGCCGAGGGCTACCGGCAGATGGAGGGCTTCGTGAAGCCCGTCCTCACCCTGCCCTCAGGCGGCACGCGGGACGTCACGGTGACCCTGACCAACAACAGCGATGCGACCGCGACCGGTTCGGTGCGGATGGAGCTGCCCGCCGGCTTCTCCGCGAGCCCCTCCACGCGCGACTACTCCGGACTGGCCGCGGGTGCCTCCACCGAGGTCACCTTCACCGTCACCAACACCGACACCTCGCTGCAGACGGGGATGCAGGGCGGTGACTACGACTACGACCTGGTGACCACCGGCGGCGGCGTCACCGCGACGGAGACCCCGGCGCTGGAGCTGGTGCCCCAGACCACGGTCGAGGAGGCTCCGGCCGCCCCGACGGTGGACGGGAGAGTGGACGACGGGGAGTATCCCGGCGCCGCGCTCGACCTGAGCCGCCGCTGGGAGGGCGCGGAGTGCGAGAGTGCCGCCGACTGCTCGGCCACCGGTCGGGTCACCCGGGCCGGCGACGACCTCTACGTCGCGGTCGAGGTGACCGACGACGCGAAGGGGACGGCGCTCGACGCGGCCGACTGCAAGCGGCACTGGCGCACCGACTCCGTGGAGCTCGCCTTCGACCCCGACGGCACGTCGGAGAACACCTCGACCACGTTCAAGGCGTTCGTGATGCCGCGGACGGCCGAGGGCGGTCCCTGCTACGGCCGGGACGCCGACAACCGTCAGGGCCCCGGTGAGGAGACGGCTCCGGGGATGGAGGTCGCCAGCCAGGAGACCGACACCGGGTATGTGATCGAGACGAGGATTCCGGCGACCGAGCTCCCATCGACCGTCGACCCGGAGCGGATGGGGATGAACCTGTTCGTCTACGACTCCGACACCCAGGACCGCACCGGGCAGACCCGGATCGGCTGGTCCACCTGGGGCGGCGTGCAGGGCGACCCCTACCGCTGGGGCGTGGTCCGGTTCCCCGGATGGACCCCGCCGCAGGTGCCGACCAAGGAGCCGGTGATCCCCTCCGAGGCGCTCTCCAGCCTGGACTCGCCGCAGTCGATCGCCCAGGCCGCGCGCACCGGCGTACCCTTCGCCGGCGGCCCGGCAGCCAGCCCGGCCGACGCCGCCCGGGTGATGTTCGCGCAGCGGATCCGCAACGGGGTGTCGGTCACCGTCGAGGCGGCCGGGTCCGGCACGGCCCACCTGTTCGCGGTCGACGCCGACGGCGCCACCGTGGGCCGGCTGGTGCGCGCGCTCGAGCCGGGAGTACGGCGGCTCAAGTTCGCCACCACCGAGCGACCCGCACGGGTGCTGCTGGGCTGGGAGGCCGATGCCGGCGGCACCACCTCCTCGGCGGTGCCCGTGGGCTGA